The Sebastes umbrosus isolate fSebUmb1 chromosome 19, fSebUmb1.pri, whole genome shotgun sequence genome has a segment encoding these proteins:
- the sec31a gene encoding protein transport protein Sec31A isoform X1 has protein sequence MKLKEINRTAIQSWSPAQHHPIYLATGTSAQQLDASFSTNASLEFFELDLTEPSLDMKSCGSLSSSHRYHKLVWGPYGMDSEGHPSGVLVAGGENGDVILYDPAKIMAGETDVIIAESDKHTGPVRALDVNPFQTNLVASGGNESEIYIWDMNNFGSPMTPGPKTQPLEDISCVSWNRQVQHILASASPSGRASVWDLRKNDLIIKVSDHSNRMHCSGLAWNPEVATQLVLSSEDDRMPVIQMWDLRFATSPFKILENHTRGVLSINWSLADPELLLSCGKDNRILCWNPNTAEVLYELPTASQWCFDIQWCPRNPAVLSAASFDGHIDIYSIMGGTNQAQSKRHADHISNSFGNMDPFGTGQTMPPLQLPQTPAPPATVNPLKKPPKWIRRPVGASFAFGGKLVSLENTKPNPQQPQQPASHVVHISQVVTETDFLKRSAQLQATLGAGSFVDFCQEKINAAENEFEKTLWSFLKANFESDIRSKYLELLGYNKEELALKISAALEEKPAEPPQLEVPAPVSLQPLPDLSLAPPADTPEAAFDMIAAAAAAPPADTPEAAFDMIAAAAAVPPAVTPEAAFDIIAAAAAPPADTPEAAFDMITAAAAPPADTPEAAFDMIAAAAAPPADTPEAAFNMIAAAAAVAPPAENPEAAFDMIAAANLQPAATMELDSVPDPETEDSADPEDALTSEPEENGDQVLPEEEAEEEEIPLDDEETAAPVEEEPSPPETSAPVEEPAEDPAPVEEIADDPAPVEVPSPPEILAPVEEPVEDPNPAPAPTPAQSDGVSLSISQDVDGLITQALLTGDFEGAVELCLHDNRMADSIILAIAGGAELLEKTQKKYFMKTHSKITKLISAVVMKDWHDILKTCDLQNWKEALAAVMTYAQPEEFSSLCDLLGGRLEAAEVAQLQAQACLCYICAGNVEKLVSCWTRAQGGHCPLSLQDLVEKVVVLRRAVELTQRSGPTAIGILLAEKMSQYANLLASQGSLSTAITYLPDNTNQVSVQQLRDRLSRALGQQAAPAPTPAAPVQTQRAPSQPPAPTQTQHASAMPRHPFTPMQPAMVPRLTAAAAPPVAMPTPAASAPPQPQYYQPVRAASTVTSWSNQTPTALPNVPPPPLQVGRAPEQQVEPSNPMYGMPPSCTAAAPPPVSSTPAYMYSQQYQPYPQVHQYPPGAGGPTIYQPLQYSSAAAPPPAEPPGFLSQYTQPTSPVYPGHPPISQCLSSSPQTHIPPYFPNSSSSSSSSFSVPPSSGASFQHGGPGSPVSYMLPPPPSGVSGPQNGWNDPPALSRASKKKPAPMNYTPPAPIMAPLGVDPQAQPVSSGGPPVMGQGPHGAQVPYSGMHQQHQQHQQQHQHQQQQQLSPPPMNPAMPKTSMEGAPGAPTGDHIQPLQSIPAEKIMKKPIPDEHLVLKTTFEGLIQKCLAVATDPQTKRKLDDANKRLEALYDKLREQTLSPAIVGGLHNIARSIEARSYTEGLNIHTHIVSHSNFSETSAFMPVLKVVLTQANKLGV, from the exons ATGAAACTTAAAGAGATCAACCGCACAGCCATCCAGAGCTGGAGTCCTGCACAGCACCACCCCATCTACCTTGCAACAG GAACATCAGCCCAGCAGCTGGATGCCTCCTTCAGCACCAATGCCTCCCTGGAGTTTTTCGAGTTGGATTTGACGGAGCCATCTCTGGACATGAAGTCATGTggcagcctctcctcctctcacag ATACCACAAACTGGTTTGGGGTCCTTATGGAATGGATTCCGAAGGTCACCCATCTGGGGTCCTTGTTGCGGGAGGCGAGAACGGCGACGTCATCCTGTACGACCCTGCAAAGATCATGGCTGGAGAGACCGACGTGATCATTGCTGAGAGTGACAAGCACACGGGGCCAGTGAGAGCTCTCGACGTTAACCCGTTCCAG ACAAACCTGGTTGCATCAGGTGGGAATGAGTCTGAAATCTATATCTGGGACATGAATAACTTTGGCTCTCCAATGACACCAGGACCTAAAACTCAG CCTCTGGAGGACATCAGCTGTGTGTCGTGGAACAGACAAGTCCAACACATTCTGGCCTCTGCCAGCCCGAGTGGCCGAGCCTCCGTGTGGGACCTCCGCAAGAATGACCTCATCATTAAAGTTAGCGACCACAGCAACAGA ATGCATTGCTCCGGGCTGGCGTGGAACCCAGAAGTGGCCACTCAACTGGTCTTGTCCTCGGAGGACGACCGGATGCCGGTCATCCAGATGTGGGACTTACGATTTGCTACCTCTCCTTTCAAGATTTTAGAGAACCACACACG GGGTGTCCTGTCCATCAACTGGAGCCTGGCTGATCCCGAGCTGCTCCTGAGCTGCGGGAAGGACAACAGGATTCTGTGCTGGAATCCAAACACAGCAGAG GTGCTGTACGAGTTGCCCACCGCCAGCCAGTGGTGCTTTGACATCCAGTGGTGTCCCAGGAACCCCGCGGTGCTGTCGGCTGCAAGCTTTGACGGACACATCGACATCTACTCCATCATGGGAGGAACCAACCAGGCGCAGAGCAAGAGACACGCTGACCAT ATTAGCAACTCGTTTGGGAACATGGATCCTTTTGGGACGGGACAAACTATGCCGCCGCTGCAGCTGCCCCAGACTCCCGCCCCTCCAGCTACAGTCAACCCCCTGAAGAAGCCACCCAAGTGGATCCGCAGACCCGTCGGAGCCTCGTTCGCT TTTGGTGGGAAGCTGGTGTCTTTGGAGAACACAAAGCCGAACCCTCAGCAGCCTCAGCAGCCCGCTTCTCACGTCGTACACATCAGCCAGGTTGTTACAGAAACTGACTTTTTGAAGCGCTCCGCTCAGCTGCAGGCCACGCTGGGTGCCGGCAGCTTTGTGGATTTCTGCCAGGAAAAGATCAATGCTGCTGAAAATGAGTTTGAAAAGACACTTTGGTCTTTCCTCAAG gCTAATTTCGAAAGTGACATCCGCAGCAAGTACCTGGAACTTCTGGGATACAACAAAGAGGAGCTAGCCTTAAAG ATTTCAGCAGCACTGGAGGAAAAGCCAGCTGAACCTCCACAG CTGGAGGTGCCCGCTCCAGTCAGCCTGCAGCCTTTACCAGACCTCAGCCTCGCACCGCCTGCTGACACTCCGGAGGCAGCGTTCGACAtgattgctgctgctgctgccgcaccGCCTGCTGACACTCCCGAGGCAGCATTCGACATgatcgctgctgctgctgccgtgcCGCCTGCTGTCACTCCTGAGGCAGCGTTTGATATAATCGCTGCAGCAGCCGCACCTCCTGCTGACACTCCTGAGGCGGCGTTTGATATgatcactgcagcagcagcacctcctGCTGACACTCCTGAGGCGGCGTTTGATATGatcgctgcagcagcagcacctcctGCTGACACTCCTGAGGCGGCGTTCAACAtgattgctgctgctgctgctgtcgcgCCGCCTGCGGAAAATCCAGAGGCGGCGTTCGACATGATCGCTGCAGCAAACCTTCAGCCAGCAGCCACGATGGAACTGGACTCCGTTCCTGACCCCGAGACAGAGGACTCAGCAGATCCAGAGGACGCTCTGACCAGCGAACCAGAAGAAAATGGGGACCAGGTTCTCCCagaggaggaagcagaggaagaggagatccCCTTGGATGACGAG GAGACAGCAGCACcagtggaggaggagcccagtcCTCCTGAGACCTCAGCTCCAGTTGAGGAGCCCGCTGAGGATCCGGCTCCGGTCGAGGAAATCGCTGATGATCCAGCTCCAGTTGAGGTGCCCAGTCCTCCTGAGATCTTAGCTCCAGTCGAGGAGCCCGTTGAGGATCCAaatccagctccagctccaacTCCAGCCCAATCAGACGGAGTCAGTCTCAGCATCAGTCAAG ATGTGGACGGGCTCATCACACAGGCCCTGCTGACCGGAGACTTTGAGGGAGCCGTGGAGCTCTGTCTCCATGACAACCGGATGGCAGACAGCATCATCCTGGCCATCGCCGGAGGGGCCGAGCTCTTAGAGAAAACCCAGAAGAAGTATTTTATGAAAACACACAGCAAGATAACCAAG CTGATCAGCGCAGTGGTGATGAAAGACTGGCATGACATCCTGAAGACGTGTGACCTGCAGAACTGGAAGGAAGCTCTGGCTGCGGTCATGACCTATGCTCAGCCCGAGGAGTTCTCCTCCCTCTGTG ACCTTCTCGGGGGCAGACTGGAGGCAGCAGAGGTCGCCCAACTGCAAGCCCAGGCCTGTCTGTGTTACATCTGTGCTGGGAACGTGGAGAAACTTGTGTCCTGCTGGACCAGAGCACAGGGCGGACACTGTCCACTCTCTCTCCAG GACCTGGTGGAGAAGGTGGTGGTGTTGCGGCGTGCAGTGGAGCTGACCCAGCGCTCCGGTCCCACTGCTATCGGCATCCTGCTGGCTGAGAAGATGAGCCAGTATGCCAACCTGCTGGCCTCCCAGGGCAGTCTGTCCACCGCCATCACCTACCTGCCTGACAACACCAACCAG GTTTCCGTACAGCAGCTCCGTGACCGTCTCAGTCGGGCTCTGGGGCAGCAAGCGGCTCCGGCGCCAACTCCTGCAGCTCCGGTACAAACCCAGAGAGCTCCGTCTCAGCCTCCTGCCCCGACTCAGACTCAGCACGCCTCAGCCATGCCCCGGCATCCGTTCACCCCGATGCAGCCCGCCATGGTGCCTCGgctcactgcagcagcagcacctccaGTGGCCATGCCTACACCTGCTGCCTCCGCTCCACCACAGCCGCAGTATTACCAGCCG GTGAGGGCTGCCTCCACTGTCACCTCCTGGAGTAACCAGACTCCCACAGCCCTCCccaatgtccctcctcctcctcttcaagTAGGCAGAGCCCCAGAGCAGCAG GTGGAGCCTTCAAACCCCATGTACGGGATGCCTCCCTCCTGcacagctgctgctccacctCCGGTCTCCTCCACTCCTGCATACATGTACTCCCAACAGTACCAGC CCTACCCCCAGGTCCACCAGTACCCCCCTGGAGCTGGGGGGCCGACTATCTATCAGCCTCTTCAGtactcctctgctgctgctcctcctcctgcagagcCCCCCGGCTTTCTCTCTCAGTACACACAGCCGACGTCTCCGGTCTATCCCGGACATCCTCCCATCAGCCAGtgcctgtcctcctctcctcaaaCCCATATTCCTCCTTACTTTCCAaattcctcctcttcctcttcatcttccttttCCGTTCCTCCGTCCTCCGGAGCGTCTTTCCAGCATGGCGGGCCAGGATCTCCTGTGTCGTATATGCTTCCTCCTCCGCCGAGCGGAGTCTCAG GGCCTCAGAACGGCTGGAATGACCCTCCGGCTCTGAGCAGAGCATCAAAGAAGAAG CCGGCTCCAATGAACTACACCCCTCCTGCCCCCATCATGGCTCCGCTGGGCGTTGACCCTCAGGCTCAGCCGGTATCCTCTGGAGGCCCTCCGGTCATGGGTCAGGGTCCGCACGGTGCCCAGGTCCCCTATTCGGGCAtgcaccagcagcaccagcagcaccagcagcagcaccagcaccagcagcagcagcagctctcgcCTCCACCCATGAACCCTGCGATGCCCAAGACCAGTATGGAGGGGGCACCAGGAGCACCTACTGGAGATCATATACAG CCTCTGCAGTCCATCCCTGCTGAGAAGATCATGAAGAAGCCCATCCCCGACGAGCACCTGGTCCTGAAGACCACATTTGAGGGGCTCATTCAGAAGTGCTTGGCTGTAGCTACCGACCCT CAAACTAAGAGGAAGCTCGACGACGCCAACAAACGTCTGGAAGCGCTCTATGATAAACTCAGAGAGCAGACA CTCTCTCCCGCCATCGTAGGAGGACTTCACAACATCGCCAGGAGTATAGAGGCCCGATCCTACACGGAGGGCCTCAACATCCACACCCACATAGTCAGTCACAGCAACTTCAGCGAGACGTCGGCGTTCATGCCCGTACTCAAGGTAGTGCTGACGCAAGCCAACAAACTCGGGGTGTGA
- the sec31a gene encoding protein transport protein Sec31A isoform X3, producing MKLKEINRTAIQSWSPAQHHPIYLATGTSAQQLDASFSTNASLEFFELDLTEPSLDMKSCGSLSSSHRYHKLVWGPYGMDSEGHPSGVLVAGGENGDVILYDPAKIMAGETDVIIAESDKHTGPVRALDVNPFQTNLVASGGNESEIYIWDMNNFGSPMTPGPKTQPLEDISCVSWNRQVQHILASASPSGRASVWDLRKNDLIIKVSDHSNRMHCSGLAWNPEVATQLVLSSEDDRMPVIQMWDLRFATSPFKILENHTRGVLSINWSLADPELLLSCGKDNRILCWNPNTAEVLYELPTASQWCFDIQWCPRNPAVLSAASFDGHIDIYSIMGGTNQAQSKRHADHISNSFGNMDPFGTGQTMPPLQLPQTPAPPATVNPLKKPPKWIRRPVGASFAFGGKLVSLENTKPNPQQPQQPASHVVHISQVVTETDFLKRSAQLQATLGAGSFVDFCQEKINAAENEFEKTLWSFLKANFESDIRSKYLELLGYNKEELALKISAALEEKPAEPPQLEVPAPVSLQPLPDLSLAPPADTPEAAFDMIAAAAAAPPADTPEAAFDMIAAAAAVPPAVTPEAAFDIIAAAAAPPADTPEAAFDMITAAAAPPADTPEAAFDMIAAAAAPPADTPEAAFNMIAAAAAVAPPAENPEAAFDMIAAANLQPAATMELDSVPDPETEDSADPEDALTSEPEENGDQVLPEEEAEEEEIPLDDEETAAPVEEEPSPPVEEIADDPAPVEVPSPPEILAPVEEPVEDPNPAPAPTPAQSDGVSLSISQDVDGLITQALLTGDFEGAVELCLHDNRMADSIILAIAGGAELLEKTQKKYFMKTHSKITKLISAVVMKDWHDILKTCDLQNWKEALAAVMTYAQPEEFSSLCDLLGGRLEAAEVAQLQAQACLCYICAGNVEKLVSCWTRAQGGHCPLSLQDLVEKVVVLRRAVELTQRSGPTAIGILLAEKMSQYANLLASQGSLSTAITYLPDNTNQVSVQQLRDRLSRALGQQAAPAPTPAAPVQTQRAPSQPPAPTQTQHASAMPRHPFTPMQPAMVPRLTAAAAPPVAMPTPAASAPPQPQYYQPVRAASTVTSWSNQTPTALPNVPPPPLQVGRAPEQQVEPSNPMYGMPPSCTAAAPPPVSSTPAYMYSQQYQPYPQVHQYPPGAGGPTIYQPLQYSSAAAPPPAEPPGFLSQYTQPTSPVYPGHPPISQCLSSSPQTHIPPYFPNSSSSSSSSFSVPPSSGASFQHGGPGSPVSYMLPPPPSGVSGPQNGWNDPPALSRASKKKPAPMNYTPPAPIMAPLGVDPQAQPVSSGGPPVMGQGPHGAQVPYSGMHQQHQQHQQQHQHQQQQQLSPPPMNPAMPKTSMEGAPGAPTGDHIQPLQSIPAEKIMKKPIPDEHLVLKTTFEGLIQKCLAVATDPQTKRKLDDANKRLEALYDKLREQTLSPAIVGGLHNIARSIEARSYTEGLNIHTHIVSHSNFSETSAFMPVLKVVLTQANKLGV from the exons ATGAAACTTAAAGAGATCAACCGCACAGCCATCCAGAGCTGGAGTCCTGCACAGCACCACCCCATCTACCTTGCAACAG GAACATCAGCCCAGCAGCTGGATGCCTCCTTCAGCACCAATGCCTCCCTGGAGTTTTTCGAGTTGGATTTGACGGAGCCATCTCTGGACATGAAGTCATGTggcagcctctcctcctctcacag ATACCACAAACTGGTTTGGGGTCCTTATGGAATGGATTCCGAAGGTCACCCATCTGGGGTCCTTGTTGCGGGAGGCGAGAACGGCGACGTCATCCTGTACGACCCTGCAAAGATCATGGCTGGAGAGACCGACGTGATCATTGCTGAGAGTGACAAGCACACGGGGCCAGTGAGAGCTCTCGACGTTAACCCGTTCCAG ACAAACCTGGTTGCATCAGGTGGGAATGAGTCTGAAATCTATATCTGGGACATGAATAACTTTGGCTCTCCAATGACACCAGGACCTAAAACTCAG CCTCTGGAGGACATCAGCTGTGTGTCGTGGAACAGACAAGTCCAACACATTCTGGCCTCTGCCAGCCCGAGTGGCCGAGCCTCCGTGTGGGACCTCCGCAAGAATGACCTCATCATTAAAGTTAGCGACCACAGCAACAGA ATGCATTGCTCCGGGCTGGCGTGGAACCCAGAAGTGGCCACTCAACTGGTCTTGTCCTCGGAGGACGACCGGATGCCGGTCATCCAGATGTGGGACTTACGATTTGCTACCTCTCCTTTCAAGATTTTAGAGAACCACACACG GGGTGTCCTGTCCATCAACTGGAGCCTGGCTGATCCCGAGCTGCTCCTGAGCTGCGGGAAGGACAACAGGATTCTGTGCTGGAATCCAAACACAGCAGAG GTGCTGTACGAGTTGCCCACCGCCAGCCAGTGGTGCTTTGACATCCAGTGGTGTCCCAGGAACCCCGCGGTGCTGTCGGCTGCAAGCTTTGACGGACACATCGACATCTACTCCATCATGGGAGGAACCAACCAGGCGCAGAGCAAGAGACACGCTGACCAT ATTAGCAACTCGTTTGGGAACATGGATCCTTTTGGGACGGGACAAACTATGCCGCCGCTGCAGCTGCCCCAGACTCCCGCCCCTCCAGCTACAGTCAACCCCCTGAAGAAGCCACCCAAGTGGATCCGCAGACCCGTCGGAGCCTCGTTCGCT TTTGGTGGGAAGCTGGTGTCTTTGGAGAACACAAAGCCGAACCCTCAGCAGCCTCAGCAGCCCGCTTCTCACGTCGTACACATCAGCCAGGTTGTTACAGAAACTGACTTTTTGAAGCGCTCCGCTCAGCTGCAGGCCACGCTGGGTGCCGGCAGCTTTGTGGATTTCTGCCAGGAAAAGATCAATGCTGCTGAAAATGAGTTTGAAAAGACACTTTGGTCTTTCCTCAAG gCTAATTTCGAAAGTGACATCCGCAGCAAGTACCTGGAACTTCTGGGATACAACAAAGAGGAGCTAGCCTTAAAG ATTTCAGCAGCACTGGAGGAAAAGCCAGCTGAACCTCCACAG CTGGAGGTGCCCGCTCCAGTCAGCCTGCAGCCTTTACCAGACCTCAGCCTCGCACCGCCTGCTGACACTCCGGAGGCAGCGTTCGACAtgattgctgctgctgctgccgcaccGCCTGCTGACACTCCCGAGGCAGCATTCGACATgatcgctgctgctgctgccgtgcCGCCTGCTGTCACTCCTGAGGCAGCGTTTGATATAATCGCTGCAGCAGCCGCACCTCCTGCTGACACTCCTGAGGCGGCGTTTGATATgatcactgcagcagcagcacctcctGCTGACACTCCTGAGGCGGCGTTTGATATGatcgctgcagcagcagcacctcctGCTGACACTCCTGAGGCGGCGTTCAACAtgattgctgctgctgctgctgtcgcgCCGCCTGCGGAAAATCCAGAGGCGGCGTTCGACATGATCGCTGCAGCAAACCTTCAGCCAGCAGCCACGATGGAACTGGACTCCGTTCCTGACCCCGAGACAGAGGACTCAGCAGATCCAGAGGACGCTCTGACCAGCGAACCAGAAGAAAATGGGGACCAGGTTCTCCCagaggaggaagcagaggaagaggagatccCCTTGGATGACGAG GAGACAGCAGCACcagtggaggaggagcccagtc CTCCGGTCGAGGAAATCGCTGATGATCCAGCTCCAGTTGAGGTGCCCAGTCCTCCTGAGATCTTAGCTCCAGTCGAGGAGCCCGTTGAGGATCCAaatccagctccagctccaacTCCAGCCCAATCAGACGGAGTCAGTCTCAGCATCAGTCAAG ATGTGGACGGGCTCATCACACAGGCCCTGCTGACCGGAGACTTTGAGGGAGCCGTGGAGCTCTGTCTCCATGACAACCGGATGGCAGACAGCATCATCCTGGCCATCGCCGGAGGGGCCGAGCTCTTAGAGAAAACCCAGAAGAAGTATTTTATGAAAACACACAGCAAGATAACCAAG CTGATCAGCGCAGTGGTGATGAAAGACTGGCATGACATCCTGAAGACGTGTGACCTGCAGAACTGGAAGGAAGCTCTGGCTGCGGTCATGACCTATGCTCAGCCCGAGGAGTTCTCCTCCCTCTGTG ACCTTCTCGGGGGCAGACTGGAGGCAGCAGAGGTCGCCCAACTGCAAGCCCAGGCCTGTCTGTGTTACATCTGTGCTGGGAACGTGGAGAAACTTGTGTCCTGCTGGACCAGAGCACAGGGCGGACACTGTCCACTCTCTCTCCAG GACCTGGTGGAGAAGGTGGTGGTGTTGCGGCGTGCAGTGGAGCTGACCCAGCGCTCCGGTCCCACTGCTATCGGCATCCTGCTGGCTGAGAAGATGAGCCAGTATGCCAACCTGCTGGCCTCCCAGGGCAGTCTGTCCACCGCCATCACCTACCTGCCTGACAACACCAACCAG GTTTCCGTACAGCAGCTCCGTGACCGTCTCAGTCGGGCTCTGGGGCAGCAAGCGGCTCCGGCGCCAACTCCTGCAGCTCCGGTACAAACCCAGAGAGCTCCGTCTCAGCCTCCTGCCCCGACTCAGACTCAGCACGCCTCAGCCATGCCCCGGCATCCGTTCACCCCGATGCAGCCCGCCATGGTGCCTCGgctcactgcagcagcagcacctccaGTGGCCATGCCTACACCTGCTGCCTCCGCTCCACCACAGCCGCAGTATTACCAGCCG GTGAGGGCTGCCTCCACTGTCACCTCCTGGAGTAACCAGACTCCCACAGCCCTCCccaatgtccctcctcctcctcttcaagTAGGCAGAGCCCCAGAGCAGCAG GTGGAGCCTTCAAACCCCATGTACGGGATGCCTCCCTCCTGcacagctgctgctccacctCCGGTCTCCTCCACTCCTGCATACATGTACTCCCAACAGTACCAGC CCTACCCCCAGGTCCACCAGTACCCCCCTGGAGCTGGGGGGCCGACTATCTATCAGCCTCTTCAGtactcctctgctgctgctcctcctcctgcagagcCCCCCGGCTTTCTCTCTCAGTACACACAGCCGACGTCTCCGGTCTATCCCGGACATCCTCCCATCAGCCAGtgcctgtcctcctctcctcaaaCCCATATTCCTCCTTACTTTCCAaattcctcctcttcctcttcatcttccttttCCGTTCCTCCGTCCTCCGGAGCGTCTTTCCAGCATGGCGGGCCAGGATCTCCTGTGTCGTATATGCTTCCTCCTCCGCCGAGCGGAGTCTCAG GGCCTCAGAACGGCTGGAATGACCCTCCGGCTCTGAGCAGAGCATCAAAGAAGAAG CCGGCTCCAATGAACTACACCCCTCCTGCCCCCATCATGGCTCCGCTGGGCGTTGACCCTCAGGCTCAGCCGGTATCCTCTGGAGGCCCTCCGGTCATGGGTCAGGGTCCGCACGGTGCCCAGGTCCCCTATTCGGGCAtgcaccagcagcaccagcagcaccagcagcagcaccagcaccagcagcagcagcagctctcgcCTCCACCCATGAACCCTGCGATGCCCAAGACCAGTATGGAGGGGGCACCAGGAGCACCTACTGGAGATCATATACAG CCTCTGCAGTCCATCCCTGCTGAGAAGATCATGAAGAAGCCCATCCCCGACGAGCACCTGGTCCTGAAGACCACATTTGAGGGGCTCATTCAGAAGTGCTTGGCTGTAGCTACCGACCCT CAAACTAAGAGGAAGCTCGACGACGCCAACAAACGTCTGGAAGCGCTCTATGATAAACTCAGAGAGCAGACA CTCTCTCCCGCCATCGTAGGAGGACTTCACAACATCGCCAGGAGTATAGAGGCCCGATCCTACACGGAGGGCCTCAACATCCACACCCACATAGTCAGTCACAGCAACTTCAGCGAGACGTCGGCGTTCATGCCCGTACTCAAGGTAGTGCTGACGCAAGCCAACAAACTCGGGGTGTGA